A section of the Primulina eburnea isolate SZY01 chromosome 1, ASM2296580v1, whole genome shotgun sequence genome encodes:
- the LOC140809766 gene encoding uncharacterized protein, producing the protein MSKNPEFPAKKSSPANSTSFSTTDIPLESSRHCEPSVQISSQSELICPPDLPAKVPTALFLREASTVSSIPASSGNVSSSPAPIWNPCSNASSMVQVPFSNSSSSTGNFRSTVGIAETLAPSSSIVEFSGVACSKSNSSSQYHPQIMGNIMVPSISEKDLGIKNAQIGDFQASSSPILDRVATVPAGSGSLSAGFMFSTPSPALGKSPTGDSRVDSVELLGGSMRVDSAVHRVRSPVPVASKVSGRSVPPTVSFRDILRRSSPPSPDQSFADVVDSMDEVPAPTDRDGIPGILFPDQVISSLSAPFRFALIGRISGNRGLTPNKDILSALSCVGLLGSHTVRFLPRGYMVLTLSCEEDYLKFWERPEISIRSVVIRFSKWTPEFIYEEDSSVAPVWGFLC; encoded by the exons ATGTCTAAAAATCCGGAATTTCCGGCCAAAAAGTCGTCTCCGGCGAATTCAACTTCGTTTTCTACAACTGATATACCGTTGGAATCGTCTCGTCATTGCGAGCCTTCTGTCCAAATTTCATCTCAATCAGAGTTGATTTGCCCCCCCGATTTGCCTGCCAAAGTGCCGACGGCACTGTTCCTACGCGAGGCTTCCACTGTTTCGTCGATTCCGGCTAGCTCCGGTAATGTTTCTTCAAGTCCAGCCCCGATCTGGAATCCTTGTTCCAATGCGAGTTCAATGGTACAGGTCCCGTTCTCCAATTCATCGTCATCTACCGGCAATTTCAGATCTACGGTTGGGATTGCTGAAACCCTAGCGCCGAGTTCTTCCATCGTCGAATTCTCCGGCGTGGCGTGTTCAAAATCCAATTCCTCTTCACAGTATCATCCTCAGATCATGGGTAACATTATGGTGCCTTCAATTTCAGAAAAGGATCTCGGAATCAAAAACGCCCAAATTGGTGATTTTCAAGCGAGTTCATCGCCTATTTTGGACCGAGTTGCAACTGTTCCGGCCGGTTCTGGTAGTCTTAGTGCCGGTTTTATGTTCTCCACACCGTCGCCGGCCCTCGGCAAGTCTCCGACCGGTGACTCTAGAGTTGACTCGGTCGAGTTACTCGGCGGGTCAATGCGAGTTGACTCGGCAGTACACCGTGTGCGTTCACCCGTTCCGGTTGCTTCGAAGGTTTCTGGACGTTCTGTTCCTCCTACAGTATCCTTTCGGGATATTTTGCGTCGTTCATCTCCACCTTCGCCAGATCAGAGTTTTGCTGATGTTGTTGATTCGATGGACGAGGTACCTGCTCCGACCGATCGTGATGGGATTCCCGGTATTTTATTTCCGGATCAGGTAATCTCTTCCCTATCTGCTccttttagatttgctttgATAGGGCGTATTTCTGGGAACCGCGGCCTGACCCCGAATAAGGATATTTTATCTGCACTTTCTTGCGTTGGTTTACTAGGCTCCCACACTGTTAGATTTCTTCCTCGTGGGTATATGGTTCTTACTCTTTCTTGCGAAGAGGATTATTTGAAGTTTTGGGAGAGGCCTGAGATTTCTATTCGGTCTGTGGTTATTCGGTTTTCTAAATGGACTCCAGAGTTCATATATGAGGAGGATTCTTCTGTTGCTCCGGTTTGG GGGTTCCTTTGCTAG
- the LOC140823872 gene encoding acetyl-coenzyme A synthetase, chloroplastic/glyoxysomal-like — protein sequence MLLLQNTNNGTVVEDPIFLLYISGSTGKPKGVLPITGGYMVYTSTLFKFAFDCKPSDVYWCTADCGWVTGHNYVTYGPLLNGVTVVIFEGAPSFPDPERCWDIVDKYKVSIFYIAPTLI from the exons ATGCTGCTGTTACAGAATACCAACAATGGTACTGTTGTTG AGGATCCGATTTTCTTGCTCTATATTAGCGGGAGCACTGGGAAGCCCAAG GGTGTCCTGCCCATAACTGGAGGATACATGGTGTATACATCAACCCTATTTAAATTTGCTTTCGACTGTAAACCTTCAGATGTTTATTG GTGTACAGCTGACTGTGGATGGGTTACTGGCCACAATTATGTCACTTATGGGCCTTTGCTCAATGGAGTAACAGTCGTAATTTTTGAAGGG GCTCCCAGTTTTCCCGATCCTGAACgttgctgggacattgttgatAAATACAAGGTGTCTATATTCTACATTGCCCCCACATTAATATGA
- the LOC140824068 gene encoding exocyst complex component EXO70C2-like: protein MDLQKESPTTDNTSNDIETNDQTKKPDPDQDSSPKPLPEPELVEEDKPGETTLQESSPLPPDLSKVSEEIDQYISDLSASKGDESAPLDVPIFVEQFAVLVEAKIDEYDSPVKWSKLTEEDSNSFLKVIDRVCSLLNSISQFSSEYKYAHSINLIGRVLQHAMSNLEEEFKSLLEDYKIPDSNPCKTNDKKPKQSTPLSSNQEADQNQPTESGPPEENHFPGYSDDIISNLIRLSKAMIDGGYEKECCEVYFLARRNALEETLHKLGFEKYSIDDVQKMNWESLEREIVAWIRTINQCTTVHFPRERKLADSVFSDHPSMFESLFGSLANCVMTQLLNFAEAVALTKRAAEKLFKFLDLYETLRDVPPTTDSFFPQELARELKTEASMIRSHLGEAMVLIFMELENSINSDSGKTLVPGGAVHPLTRYIMNYLKYAIEYKETLEQVFREHQKIERADSATGSDFDYNSQAQNLNNEITAKESPFLSQMIKVMDLLDSNLEGKSKFYRDPSLSMIFMMNNGRYIMQKIKGSNDINSLMGNTWCRKRSSDLRQYHRGYQRETWGKLLGCLHPEGLTVNGKVAKPVLKERFKSFNAMFDEIHKTQSSWVVSDEQLQSELRVSISNMVIPAYRSFLGRFSQVFTPGRQTEKYVKYQAEDIETYIDELFDGNASPRGRKV, encoded by the coding sequence ATGGATTTACAGAAAGAATCACCCACCACAGACAACACCAGCAATGACATAGAAACCAATGATCAAACCAAAAAGCCTGACCCGGATCAAGATTCCTCGCCCAAACCACTTCCGGAGCCTGAACTTGTAGAGGAAGATAAGCCAGGTGAAACCACGCTCCAAGAATCGTCCCCCTTGCCTCCTGATCTCAGCAAAGTTTCTGAAGAAATTGATCAATACATTTCCGATTTGTCTGCATCCAAGGGAGATGAATCGGCCCCCCTTGACGTGCCCATTTTCGTCGAGCAATTTGCGGTTCTTGTCGAAGCCAAGATCGATGAATACGATAGCCCCGTAAAATGGAGTAAATTGACTGAAGAAGATTCGAATTCATTTCTCAAAGTTATTGATCGGGTTTGTTCCCTGCTCAACTCCATTTCACAATTCTCCTCGGAATACAAGTACGCTCATTCAATCAACCTCATTGGCCGGGTTCTTCAGCATGCAATGTCCAACCTGGAGGAAGAATTCAAATCACTTCTCGAAGATTATAAGATCCCTGATTCAAATCCTTGTAAGACCAATGACAAAAAACCCAAACAATCAACACCATTAAGTtctaatcaagaagcggatcaAAATCAACCCACAGAATCTGGCCCACCCGAGGAAAACCATTTTCCAGGATATTCAGATGACATTATTTCAAACTTGATTAGACTGTCAAAGGCAATGATTGATGGAGGCTATGAAAAGGAGTGTTGCGAGGTCTATTTTTTGGCCAGAAGAAATGCATTGGAAGAGACCCTGCACAaacttggatttgagaaatacagCATCGATGATGTTCAAAAAATGAACTGGGAATCACTGGAGAGAGAGATTGTTGCCTGGATAAGAACGATCAACCAATGCACAACAGTGCATTTCCCCAGGGAGCGCAAGCTCGCAGACTCGGTGTTCTCAGATCATCCTTCAATGTTTGAAAGCCTATTTGGCAGCCTGGCAAATTGTGTAATGACGCAGCTCCTCAATTTTGCCGAGGCTGTTGCTCTGACGAAACGAGCAGCCGAAAAGTTGTTCAAGTTTCTTGATTTATACGAGACTCTGAGAGATGTTCCCCCGACTACTGACAGTTTCTTCCCTCAAGAGTTGGCACGTGAGCTTAAAACAGAGGCTTCAATGATAAGAAGTCATCTTGGCGAAGCCATGGTTCTGATTTTCATGGAGCTTGAAAACTCAATCAATTCCGATTCTGGGAAAACTCTGGTTCCAGGCGGTGCAGTTCATCCGTTGACTCGGTACATCATGAATTATCTGAAATACGCGATCGAGTACAAAGAAACATTAGAGCAAGTTTTCAGGGAGCATCAGAAGATTGAAAGAGCTGATTCCGCCACAGGATCAGATTTCGATTACAATTCACAAGCCCAGAATCTCAACAATGAAATTACAGCAAAGGAATCACCCTTCCTGTCTCAGATGATAAAGGTCATGGATTTACTGGATTCAAATCTAGAAGGCAAATCGAAGTTTTACAGGGACCCTTCATTGAGCATGATTTTCATGATGAACAATGGTAGGTACATTATGCAGAAGATTAAAGGGTCGAATGATATCAACAGCCTGATGGGCAACACGTGGTGCAGAAAAAGATCATCGGATCTGAGGCAATATCACAGGGGATATCAGCGTGAAACCTGGGGCAAATTATTGGGTTGTTTGCATCCCGAGGGCTTGACGGTGAATGGAAAAGTGGCGAAGCCGGTTCTGAAGGAGAGATTCAAGAGTTTCAATGCAATGTTCGATGAAATACACAAGACACAGAGCAGTTGGGTGGTTAGCGATGAGCAGCTTCAATCAGAACTAAGGGTTTCAATATCGAACATGGTGATTCCTGCTTATAGGTCATTTTTAGGAAGGTTCAGTCAAGTGTTCACTCCAGGAAGACAAACAGAGAAGTATGTCAAGTATCAGGCTGAAGATATCGAAACATACATCGACGAGTTGTTCGATGGGAATGCATCCCCAAGGGGAAGGAAAGTATGA